A single region of the Streptomyces sp. NBC_01381 genome encodes:
- a CDS encoding (2Fe-2S)-binding protein encodes MARTPADLVGAQPDPPFPVTFDGRTVTALHGQSVAAALWGAGILAWRTTRNGGRPRGAFCGIGQCYDCLATINGEPNRRACLVPARPGDAITTQEGHGRAGLGV; translated from the coding sequence ATGGCCCGTACCCCTGCCGACCTGGTCGGCGCTCAGCCCGATCCGCCGTTCCCCGTCACCTTCGACGGCCGGACCGTGACCGCCCTGCACGGGCAGTCCGTCGCCGCCGCGCTGTGGGGGGCCGGAATCCTGGCCTGGCGCACCACACGGAACGGCGGGCGACCGCGGGGCGCGTTCTGCGGGATCGGGCAGTGCTACGACTGCCTCGCCACCATCAATGGAGAGCCCAACCGCCGGGCCTGCCTCGTTCCGGCCCGGCCGGGGGACGCCATCACCACTCAGGAAGGACACGGCCGTGCCGGACTCGGTGTCTGA
- a CDS encoding NAD(P)/FAD-dependent oxidoreductase, which produces MPDSVSEFQESHGLYDLAVIGAGSAGLAGAVAAAELGLSVALLDTSTHTGGQFYRHPAPAVGAVRPEALHHDWSAYSDLRRRLAESEVRHLPGHHVWSVTRGEEDGDFWAVHAVTGADGDGERPVRVRARAVLLATGAYERQLPFPGWTLPGVVGAGGAQAMLKSGLVLPGRKVVVAGSGPLLLAVASSLAAAGARVPAVVEASGYLRYARHPRALVTNPHKAVEALTHGAALLRHRVRVRVRSAVTEVHGTDRVEAVTVTRLDRDWRPVRGTGRRIECDALAVGHGLVPQIELATALGCTTRSLPDGTRALALDDLQGTSVRGLWAAGEAGGVGGVQLAYTEGELAGVAIAAQVLGSPVHGGRVRELKRRRGRMRAFADAMATVHAPGPGWPRWLRDDTDVCRCEEVTAGRIHEAVEDLGARDARTVKLLTRAGMGWCQGRMCGAAVACLASRGGTAEPPLERRPFATPVPLAALAALDAPVVDEPRDPS; this is translated from the coding sequence GTGCCGGACTCGGTGTCTGAATTCCAGGAGTCGCATGGGCTGTACGACCTCGCGGTGATCGGCGCGGGCTCCGCCGGTCTCGCCGGGGCCGTCGCTGCCGCTGAACTCGGCCTGTCCGTAGCCCTGTTGGATACCTCCACGCACACCGGCGGGCAGTTCTACCGGCATCCGGCGCCCGCAGTGGGTGCCGTCCGTCCCGAGGCCCTGCACCACGACTGGTCCGCCTACAGCGATCTGCGCCGACGGCTTGCGGAGAGCGAGGTGAGGCACCTTCCCGGACATCACGTGTGGAGCGTGACGAGGGGTGAGGAAGACGGCGACTTCTGGGCGGTGCACGCCGTCACCGGTGCCGACGGCGACGGCGAGCGTCCCGTACGCGTACGGGCCCGAGCGGTCCTCCTGGCGACCGGCGCGTACGAGCGTCAACTGCCCTTCCCTGGCTGGACATTGCCGGGCGTCGTGGGTGCCGGAGGGGCGCAGGCCATGCTCAAGTCCGGCCTGGTGCTTCCCGGGCGGAAGGTCGTCGTGGCGGGCAGTGGCCCCCTGCTGCTCGCGGTCGCCTCCTCGCTGGCCGCGGCGGGCGCGAGGGTGCCGGCCGTCGTCGAGGCGTCCGGATATCTGCGGTACGCCAGGCATCCCCGGGCGCTCGTCACCAACCCGCACAAGGCAGTTGAAGCCCTCACCCACGGCGCCGCGCTGCTGCGGCACCGGGTGCGGGTGCGCGTGCGCAGCGCGGTCACCGAGGTGCACGGCACCGACCGTGTGGAGGCCGTCACCGTCACCCGTCTCGACCGCGACTGGCGCCCCGTACGGGGGACGGGGCGCCGGATCGAGTGCGACGCGCTGGCCGTCGGGCACGGCCTCGTCCCCCAGATCGAACTGGCGACAGCGCTCGGCTGCACCACCCGCTCCCTGCCCGACGGCACCAGGGCCCTGGCTCTGGACGACCTTCAGGGGACGTCGGTGCGCGGCCTGTGGGCGGCGGGCGAGGCCGGGGGAGTGGGAGGGGTGCAACTGGCGTACACGGAAGGAGAGTTGGCGGGTGTCGCGATCGCCGCCCAGGTCCTGGGCAGTCCCGTCCACGGCGGCCGGGTGCGGGAACTGAAGCGCCGCAGAGGGCGGATGCGTGCCTTCGCCGACGCGATGGCCACCGTTCACGCGCCCGGTCCCGGCTGGCCACGGTGGCTCAGGGACGACACCGACGTGTGCCGCTGCGAGGAGGTCACCGCCGGCCGGATCCACGAAGCGGTCGAGGATCTCGGGGCGCGGGACGCCCGCACCGTCAAACTGCTCACCCGCGCCGGTATGGGCTGGTGCCAGGGGAGGATGTGCGGTGCGGCGGTGGCGTGCCTGGCATCCCGCGGCGGGACCGCCGAACCCCCGCTGGAGCGCCGCCCGTTCGCCACGCCTGTCCCGCTGGCGGCACTCGCCGCGCTCGACGCCCCTGTCGTGGACGAGCCACGGGACCCCTCCTAG